From one Thermatribacter velox genomic stretch:
- the rimI gene encoding ribosomal protein S18-alanine N-acetyltransferase, which translates to MVRNFFKNETQPANAGGPFTIQRMHFQHLPYVVAIEKKSFKHPWSYSLFLSELSNKIAHYFVAFLGNRVIGYVGLWIYLREAHITTFAIHPNFRRKGYGTKLMHYALEFAKSKGCKEVLLEVRVSNKVAQALYRRFGFSEIGIRKAYYSDGEDALVMRKNL; encoded by the coding sequence ATGGTGCGAAACTTTTTTAAGAATGAAACGCAACCAGCTAATGCTGGAGGTCCATTTACCATTCAGAGGATGCATTTCCAGCACCTGCCCTATGTGGTGGCCATCGAAAAGAAGTCCTTCAAACATCCCTGGAGTTACTCTCTATTTTTGAGTGAACTTTCCAATAAAATAGCTCACTATTTTGTCGCTTTCCTGGGTAACAGAGTAATAGGATATGTTGGGCTCTGGATTTATCTTCGCGAGGCCCACATTACAACTTTTGCTATTCATCCTAACTTTCGTAGAAAGGGTTATGGTACAAAACTTATGCATTATGCGCTTGAGTTTGCGAAGAGCAAAGGTTGTAAAGAAGTGCTTCTGGAAGTAAGAGTTTCCAATAAGGTTGCCCAAGCGCTTTATCGGAGGTTTGGGTTTTCTGAAATAGGTATTCGCAAAGCTTATTATAGTGATGGAGAAGATGCTTTGGTTATGAGAAAGAACTTGTAG